Genomic DNA from Gemmatimonadaceae bacterium:
GAACATCAACTGGGTGCGCCTGCGCGACGTGACGCTGCGCTTCAGCATGCCCGGCAAGTACCTGATGGCGCGCGACGCGAGTGTCTTCGTGACGGGCACCGACCTGTTCGTGTTCACCAACTACACCGGCCTCGACCCGATCGTGAACGGCAACACGGCTGCCGTGGGCGGCTCCGGGGCGTCGGGCATCGACTACGGCAACTTCCCGATCCCGCGCGGCCTCGCGTTCGGGCTGACGGTGAGGTACTGAGCCATGTCATCCATCACTGAAGCCACGGGAGTGCGCGTGACGCGCGCCAATCGCATGGGACGGACGCTGGGGAAGGCCACCCGGACGGCGGCAGTCGCCAGCCTGCTGGTGGTCACCGCCGGCTGCAAGGACTTCCTCGACGTCAACACCAACCCGAACGGGCCGCAGGTGGTCTCGGCGAACCTGTACCTGGCGCCGATGCTGCACTGGTTCGTGACGTCCCCCCAGCTCGATGCCCGGTTCGTGGGGCGCTACACGCAGCAGTGGTCGCTGCCGGGTACGTCGCTCTCCACCTGGGACCGGATGGGCTACGACCCGTCCAGCGACAACGGCGCGCAGCAGTGGCGTGACGTGTACTGGAGCCTGGGCCAGAACCTGGTGGACATGAACACGAAGGCCGAGGCCGAGCAGCGCTGGGACCTGCTGGGCGTGGGCCAGGTCCTGAAGGCGTGGGGCTGGCAGGTCACCACCGACCTCCACGGCGAGATCATCGTCAAGGAGGCCATCGACCAGTCGAAGTTCGTGTTCAACTACGACACGCAGGAGTTCGCGTACCAGGAGATCCAGCGGCTGCTGGGCGAGGCGATCAAGAACCTCCAGCGCGCCGACGGGGCGGTGGACCAGGCCTACCTCGCCCGCACCGACAAGATCTACAACGGTGACCGTGCGAAGTGGCTCAAGCTCGCCTACGGCATGCTGGCGCTGAACCTGAACCACTACTCGAACAAGGCGTCGTACAACCCCGACAGCGTGATCAAGCTGGTGGACCTGGCGTTCGCCAGCAACGCGGACGATGCGCTGCTGACCTACCCGGCGACGCAGAACGACGACATGAATTTCTTCGGCCGCACGCGTGCCAACATGCAGAACTACCGGCCCACGCAGTTCGTGGTCGGCCTGCTGAACGGCACCGCGCTGGGCGGGGTGGTGGATCCGCGCCTGAGCCGGATGCTGCCGGCCGCGCCGGACGGCGTGTACCGCGGCCTCGACATCAACGTCGTCGGGGTCGGGGCGCTCACCACCGCGCAGCAGCCGAACAACTTCTACGGGTTCCCCGGCACGGGTGGCCTGCAGCAGCCGGGCCGCTACTTCTTCGACGACAAGGCGAAGATGCCGGCCATGACCTACGCGCAGCTGCAGTTCATCAAGGCCGAGGCGGCGTACCGGAAGGGTGACCTGGCCACGGCGCTGCTCGCCTACCGCAACGGCGTCTCGTCGCACCTCGACTTCGTGAATGCG
This window encodes:
- a CDS encoding RagB/SusD family nutrient uptake outer membrane protein codes for the protein MSSITEATGVRVTRANRMGRTLGKATRTAAVASLLVVTAGCKDFLDVNTNPNGPQVVSANLYLAPMLHWFVTSPQLDARFVGRYTQQWSLPGTSLSTWDRMGYDPSSDNGAQQWRDVYWSLGQNLVDMNTKAEAEQRWDLLGVGQVLKAWGWQVTTDLHGEIIVKEAIDQSKFVFNYDTQEFAYQEIQRLLGEAIKNLQRADGAVDQAYLARTDKIYNGDRAKWLKLAYGMLALNLNHYSNKASYNPDSVIKLVDLAFASNADDALLTYPATQNDDMNFFGRTRANMQNYRPTQFVVGLLNGTALGGVVDPRLSRMLPAAPDGVYRGLDINVVGVGALTTAQQPNNFYGFPGTGGLQQPGRYFFDDKAKMPAMTYAQLQFIKAEAAYRKGDLATALLAYRNGVSSHLDFVNARNLDNNQSPTQITATEKAAFLGNPVIVPLAPGDLTLTQIMSQKYIAQWGWGHNELWMDMRRHHYTDLDPAGAAQVYPGFAPPTNLYPDNGGKIVQRIRPRFNSEYVWNSASLGTIGALALDYHTKPMWITLP